From the genome of Spirosomataceae bacterium TFI 002, one region includes:
- a CDS encoding ABC transporter encodes MRIELENIAKKFKNEWIFRNLSYTFHTSKSYAILGSNGSGKSTLISIISGINPASKGELKYVVDEKTLDPDDIHSHISFAAPYMELIEELTLLESLRFHAKFRPFVSGMDEEAFLERVFLTAHKDKFINQFSSGMKQRLKLAFALFFQSDCVLLDEPTTNLDDQGVVWYLENVQAFSKERILIISSNNKTEYNFCEEQIDITNFKK; translated from the coding sequence TTGAGAATTGAGCTTGAGAATATAGCCAAGAAATTTAAAAATGAATGGATTTTTAGAAACCTCAGCTATACATTTCATACTAGTAAATCATATGCAATTTTAGGTAGTAACGGTTCAGGTAAGTCTACCTTAATCAGTATTATCTCTGGTATCAATCCGGCGTCAAAAGGAGAACTAAAGTACGTCGTTGACGAAAAGACTTTAGATCCTGACGATATACACAGTCACATTTCATTTGCTGCTCCTTATATGGAACTTATAGAGGAACTGACTTTGCTCGAATCTTTAAGATTTCATGCCAAATTTCGCCCTTTTGTCTCAGGAATGGATGAAGAAGCGTTTTTAGAAAGGGTGTTTCTGACCGCCCACAAAGACAAGTTTATAAATCAGTTTTCGTCGGGAATGAAGCAACGCTTAAAGTTGGCATTTGCTTTATTCTTTCAAAGCGATTGTGTCCTTTTAGACGAACCTACAACAAACCTTGATGATCAAGGTGTTGTCTGGTATTTAGAAAATGTTCAAGCGTTTTCTAAGGAAAGAATATTAATTATCTCCTCAAATAACAAAACAGAGTATAATTTCTGTGAAGAACAGATTGATATTACTAATTTTAAGAAGTAA
- a CDS encoding acyl-[acyl-carrier-protein]--UDP-N-acetylglucosamine O-acyltransferase yields the protein MNQPLAYIHPEAKIAQNVVVEPFSVISKDVEIGEGTWIGSNVTIMEGARIGKNCKIFPGAVISAIPQDLKFAGEYTTVEIGDNTTIRECVTINRGTTDKYKTVVGANCLIMAYVHIAHDCILGDSVILANCVQLAGHISVGDHVFIGGTSAVHQFVKIGNHAMIAGGSLVRKDVPPFAKAAREPISYAGVNSIGLRRRGFTNEKIAEIQELYRILYLKGLNNSEAMNKIELELEATTERDEVLNFIRSSERGIIKSGTIKNDLF from the coding sequence ATGAATCAACCCCTGGCGTATATTCACCCAGAAGCAAAAATTGCACAAAATGTAGTTGTCGAACCTTTTAGCGTAATTTCTAAGGACGTAGAAATAGGCGAAGGTACTTGGATAGGATCCAATGTGACAATCATGGAAGGAGCAAGAATTGGCAAAAACTGTAAAATATTTCCTGGTGCTGTGATTTCAGCAATTCCGCAAGACCTCAAATTTGCGGGAGAGTACACAACCGTGGAAATCGGTGACAATACCACTATAAGGGAATGTGTAACCATTAATAGAGGTACTACAGACAAGTACAAAACCGTTGTAGGTGCAAACTGCCTTATAATGGCATATGTACACATTGCTCATGATTGTATCCTTGGGGATTCAGTTATACTTGCAAATTGTGTTCAGCTTGCAGGTCATATCAGCGTAGGAGACCATGTGTTTATTGGTGGAACAAGTGCTGTACATCAGTTTGTTAAAATTGGTAACCATGCAATGATCGCGGGTGGCTCTTTGGTAAGAAAAGACGTACCACCATTCGCAAAGGCAGCAAGAGAACCTATTTCTTACGCTGGAGTAAACTCAATTGGTTTAAGAAGAAGAGGTTTTACAAATGAGAAAATAGCCGAAATTCAAGAGCTATACAGGATTTTGTACCTCAAAGGGCTTAACAACAGCGAAGCAATGAACAAGATTGAACTTGAGCTTGAAGCTACCACTGAAAGAGACGAAGTTTTGAATTTCATTCGATCTTCGGAGCGTGGAATTATTAAATCAGGGACTATTAAAAACGACCTTTTTTGA
- a CDS encoding 3-hydroxyacyl-[acyl-carrier-protein] dehydratase /UDP-3-O-[3-hydroxymyristoyl] N-acetylglucosamine deacetylase, whose product MNEKQQTIEKKVSIKGIGLHTGETVNLTLLPAAVNTGIVFKRIDLEGNTEVPALVDYVVDTSRGTVLEKDGARVHTVEHLLSAIGGLQLDNVVIELDGPEIPILDGCSLPFVELIEEAGLVTQNGLRNYFEVTEALHYSNEDRSTELAALPLKDYRLTVMVDYNSNALPSQHAQLHELENYKEKIAPCRTFVFVHELEKLFKAGLIKGGDINNAIVIAEEEVSEEKVDELAKMLGKERISIGKSGIVNDVPLKFQNEPARHKLLDLIGDLVLVGRPIKAHILAARPGHAANVGLAKAIRKAIADADKAPPTYDTDAEPVYDINGIAKLLPHRYPFQLVDKVVSLDGTTVVGIKNVTMNEPQFTGHFPENPVMPGVLQVEAIAQVGGVLVLTSTGEPEAYWPYLVGIDKCRFYKNVLPGDTLVIRCTLLSPIRLGVAKMQGEAWVGKKVVCSVEMTARLVKKS is encoded by the coding sequence ATGAACGAAAAACAGCAAACCATCGAGAAAAAGGTTTCCATTAAGGGAATTGGATTACATACCGGTGAAACTGTGAATCTTACCTTATTACCGGCTGCGGTAAATACAGGTATAGTTTTCAAAAGGATTGACTTAGAAGGCAATACAGAGGTTCCAGCATTGGTAGATTATGTGGTTGATACCTCACGAGGAACCGTTTTAGAAAAAGACGGAGCGAGAGTACATACGGTAGAGCATTTACTTTCGGCGATTGGAGGATTACAACTAGACAATGTTGTCATAGAACTTGATGGCCCTGAAATCCCGATTTTGGATGGATGTTCTTTGCCGTTTGTAGAATTGATAGAAGAAGCAGGTCTTGTTACACAAAATGGTCTTAGAAACTATTTCGAAGTAACTGAGGCACTTCATTATTCTAACGAGGATCGCTCTACTGAGCTAGCAGCTTTGCCATTAAAAGATTATCGCCTTACTGTGATGGTTGATTACAATAGCAATGCATTGCCAAGCCAGCATGCACAATTGCATGAATTAGAAAACTATAAGGAAAAAATTGCTCCTTGTAGGACTTTCGTTTTTGTTCATGAACTAGAAAAGCTGTTTAAAGCAGGCTTAATAAAAGGTGGTGATATCAACAACGCCATCGTTATTGCTGAAGAAGAAGTTAGCGAGGAAAAAGTGGATGAACTAGCCAAAATGCTAGGGAAAGAGCGAATTTCTATCGGAAAGTCAGGAATCGTTAATGATGTACCACTTAAGTTTCAAAACGAACCTGCAAGGCATAAGCTATTAGATTTGATAGGTGATTTAGTACTAGTAGGTAGACCAATTAAAGCACATATTTTAGCCGCTCGTCCTGGTCACGCGGCCAATGTTGGCCTTGCAAAAGCGATTAGAAAAGCAATTGCGGATGCAGATAAAGCACCACCAACTTACGACACAGATGCGGAGCCAGTTTATGATATCAATGGAATTGCAAAGTTGTTACCACATAGGTATCCATTCCAATTAGTGGATAAAGTTGTTTCATTGGACGGTACTACGGTTGTTGGTATTAAAAACGTGACAATGAACGAGCCTCAGTTTACTGGACATTTTCCAGAAAACCCTGTAATGCCTGGTGTATTACAAGTGGAAGCCATTGCACAAGTAGGTGGAGTTTTAGTACTTACATCTACTGGAGAACCAGAAGCTTACTGGCCATATTTAGTTGGAATTGATAAATGTAGGTTCTATAAAAATGTTTTGCCAGGAGATACGTTAGTTATTAGATGTACTTTACTTTCGCCCATACGACTTGGTGTCGCGAAGATGCAAGGTGAGGCCTGGGTAGGTAAAAAAGTAGTGTGCAGTGTGGAAATGACTGCAAGGCTTGTCAAAAAATCTTAA
- a CDS encoding UDP-3-O-[3-hydroxymyristoyl] glucosamine N-acyltransferase: MPMKFTVAQIANLIQGEIKGDATALIDNFYKIEEGQVGGISFLANPKYEDHAYSTNSSALIVSKAFRPKKEIKSTLIQVEDPYSAFSTLMLAYQKMSSGKKSGIHPSAIIAKSATVGENVSIGANVVIGENVVIESGVQVFPLCYVGDDVKIGRDTVLNAGVKIYNDCEIGADCVFHAGVVIGSDGFGFAPQSDGSFQTIPQLGNVKIGNDVHIGANSTVDRATMGSTVIGNGVKLDNLVQIGHNVKIGNHTVIAAQSGIAGSSEIGNYCILAGHVGVAGHVKVADKTKIAGKTGINRNIIEEGTSVSGVPHMSVKDDLKAKVVFKRLPKLEARVESIEKELKQKV, translated from the coding sequence ATGCCAATGAAATTTACAGTTGCACAAATTGCCAACCTTATACAAGGAGAAATAAAAGGCGATGCGACTGCCTTAATTGACAATTTTTATAAAATCGAAGAAGGACAAGTAGGTGGAATTTCGTTTTTGGCGAATCCAAAATATGAAGATCACGCATATTCTACTAACTCTAGTGCATTAATTGTCTCTAAAGCTTTTAGGCCTAAAAAAGAGATAAAATCAACACTTATTCAAGTTGAAGATCCGTATTCGGCATTTTCAACACTAATGTTGGCTTATCAAAAAATGAGTTCTGGAAAGAAATCTGGAATTCACCCAAGTGCGATAATAGCAAAAAGTGCAACAGTTGGCGAAAATGTAAGCATTGGAGCTAATGTCGTTATTGGCGAAAATGTTGTAATTGAAAGTGGCGTTCAAGTATTTCCTCTTTGTTATGTTGGAGATGATGTTAAAATAGGAAGAGATACTGTTTTAAACGCTGGGGTTAAAATTTACAATGATTGTGAAATAGGTGCTGATTGCGTTTTTCATGCAGGAGTGGTTATAGGAAGTGATGGTTTTGGTTTTGCACCGCAAAGTGATGGCAGTTTTCAAACAATTCCACAACTTGGCAACGTTAAAATCGGAAACGACGTACACATTGGAGCTAATTCTACAGTAGATAGAGCCACAATGGGTTCTACAGTTATTGGTAACGGAGTAAAGCTCGATAACCTTGTTCAAATTGGTCACAATGTTAAAATAGGAAACCATACTGTAATCGCAGCACAATCAGGTATTGCAGGGTCATCAGAAATTGGTAACTATTGCATTTTGGCTGGACACGTAGGTGTTGCTGGTCATGTCAAAGTAGCAGACAAAACGAAAATTGCAGGTAAAACTGGAATTAACAGAAATATAATAGAAGAAGGAACCTCAGTATCTGGCGTGCCACACATGTCGGTGAAAGATGACCTAAAAGCAAAAGTTGTTTTCAAAAGGCTACCAAAACTTGAAGCCAGAGTTGAAAGCATAGAAAAAGAATTAAAACAGAAAGTTTAG